One genomic region from Clostridium saccharobutylicum DSM 13864 encodes:
- the rplM gene encoding 50S ribosomal protein L13 — MKSYIAKASEIERKWYVVDAAGKPLGRVASQVASILRGKNKPIFTPNVDCGDFVIVINAEQVVLTGKKLDQKLMRKHSLYPGGLKETPYRVVLDKKPEFAFEEAVRRMLPNGVLGRQMLKKLNVYRGAEHNHAAQKPEVLELRY; from the coding sequence ATGAAATCATACATTGCTAAAGCAAGTGAAATCGAAAGAAAATGGTATGTTGTTGATGCTGCTGGTAAGCCACTAGGTAGAGTTGCTAGCCAAGTTGCTTCAATTTTAAGAGGTAAAAATAAGCCAATATTTACACCTAATGTTGACTGCGGAGACTTCGTTATCGTAATTAACGCAGAACAAGTAGTTTTAACTGGTAAGAAGTTAGACCAAAAATTAATGAGAAAGCATAGTCTTTACCCAGGCGGATTAAAAGAAACTCCATATAGAGTAGTATTAGATAAGAAACCTGAATTCGCTTTTGAAGAAGCTGTAAGAAGAATGCTTCCAAATGGTGTATTAGGAAGACAAATGTTAAAGAAATTAAACGTATATAGAGGTGCTGAACATAATCATGCAGCTCAAAAACCAGAAGTACTAGAATTAAGATACTAA
- the infA gene encoding translation initiation factor IF-1, with the protein MSKDDVIEMQGTVLESLPNAMFQVELESGHKILAHISGKLRMNFIRILPGDKVTVELSPYDLTRGRITWRAK; encoded by the coding sequence ATGTCAAAAGATGATGTTATAGAAATGCAAGGTACAGTTCTAGAATCTTTACCTAATGCTATGTTTCAAGTTGAACTTGAAAGTGGTCATAAGATTTTAGCACATATATCAGGTAAATTAAGAATGAACTTCATAAGAATTTTACCAGGAGATAAAGTTACAGTAGAACTTTCTCCTTATGATTTAACAAGAGGTAGAATTACATGGAGAGCTAAATAA
- the cwlD gene encoding N-acetylmuramoyl-L-alanine amidase CwlD, with protein sequence MNIKRVLALICIIFLVFVIPMRVSANDENNEKHIILIDAGHGGIDGGARSKNGTIEKDINLAIATKLKNKLEDSGYAVYMTREDDSELDKKKVNDLNARCKMKKDKKCDVFISIHQNMFPSPKCFGAQVWYSSNDKSKVLAEHIQNSLKEKIDDNNKRIPKAAKEQYRILRDGYDGACVLVECGFLSNYEEEQKLKSDEHQDKIVDSIIFGVDRYFNNASN encoded by the coding sequence ATGAATATAAAAAGAGTACTAGCATTGATTTGTATAATTTTCTTAGTTTTTGTAATTCCAATGAGAGTTAGTGCAAATGATGAAAATAATGAAAAACATATAATACTAATAGATGCTGGACATGGAGGAATAGATGGTGGTGCAAGATCAAAAAATGGAACAATAGAAAAGGATATAAATTTAGCAATAGCTACAAAGTTAAAAAATAAATTAGAAGATAGTGGATATGCTGTTTATATGACACGAGAAGATGATTCAGAGTTAGATAAAAAGAAAGTTAATGATTTAAATGCACGGTGTAAAATGAAAAAAGATAAAAAATGTGATGTTTTTATTTCAATACACCAAAATATGTTTCCAAGTCCTAAATGTTTTGGAGCACAAGTATGGTATTCATCAAATGATAAGAGTAAAGTTTTAGCTGAGCATATTCAAAATTCATTGAAAGAAAAAATAGATGATAATAATAAGAGAATTCCTAAAGCAGCTAAGGAACAATACAGAATATTAAGAGATGGTTATGATGGTGCGTGTGTTTTAGTAGAGTGTGGTTTTCTATCCAATTATGAAGAGGAACAAAAATTAAAGAGTGATGAACATCAAGATAAGATAGTAGATTCAATTATATTTGGTGTTGACAGATATTTTAATAATGCTAGCAATTAA
- the rpsK gene encoding 30S ribosomal protein S11, whose product MAAQKVKKTRRRKERKNVEHGAAHIKSTFNNSIVTLTDAVGNALSWSSAGALGFRGSRKSTPFAAQMAAETAAKAAMEHGLKSIEVYVKGPGSGREAAIRSLQAAGLEVTLIKDVTPIPHNGCRPPKRRRV is encoded by the coding sequence ATGGCAGCTCAAAAAGTCAAGAAGACTAGAAGAAGAAAAGAAAGAAAAAATGTTGAGCATGGTGCTGCACACATTAAGTCAACTTTTAATAATTCAATAGTTACTTTAACAGACGCAGTAGGAAATGCTTTATCATGGTCAAGTGCAGGAGCACTAGGCTTTAGAGGATCAAGAAAGAGCACACCATTCGCAGCTCAAATGGCAGCAGAAACTGCAGCTAAAGCAGCAATGGAACATGGCTTAAAAAGTATAGAGGTTTATGTTAAAGGACCTGGTTCAGGAAGAGAAGCAGCTATAAGATCCTTACAAGCAGCAGGATTAGAAGTAACTTTAATTAAAGATGTTACTCCAATACCACATAATGGTTGTAGACCACCAAAGAGAAGAAGAGTCTAA
- a CDS encoding DNA-directed RNA polymerase subunit alpha — translation MLEIEKPIIECVEANEDGTYGKYVVEPLERGYGITLGNALRRILLSSLPGVAPTSVKIDGVLHEFSTVQGVKEDVTELILNIKSLALKMNGEGPKVIYIDAKGPGEVTGADIKTDGDVEVVNKDLHIATLDSDGRLYMELTVNKGRGYVTQNKNKSDELPISSIAVDSIYTPVKRVNFTVDNTRVGQITDYDKLTLEIWTDGTIKIDEAISLSAKILIEHFKLFMSLTDNTNDIEVMVEKEEDKKEKVLEMTVEELDLSVRSYNCLKRAGINTVQELATRSMDDMMKVRNLGKKSLEEVERKLKELGLCLKLSEE, via the coding sequence ATGTTAGAAATCGAAAAGCCAATAATAGAATGTGTGGAAGCTAATGAAGATGGTACTTATGGTAAGTACGTTGTTGAGCCACTAGAAAGAGGATATGGTATTACTTTAGGTAATGCTTTAAGAAGAATATTATTATCATCTCTTCCAGGTGTTGCACCAACTTCTGTCAAAATTGATGGAGTACTTCATGAGTTTTCTACCGTACAAGGAGTTAAAGAAGATGTTACAGAATTAATTCTTAACATTAAATCATTAGCTTTAAAAATGAATGGTGAAGGTCCAAAGGTTATTTATATTGATGCTAAAGGACCAGGTGAAGTTACTGGAGCAGATATAAAGACTGATGGAGATGTTGAAGTTGTTAATAAGGATTTACATATAGCGACTTTGGACAGCGATGGAAGACTTTATATGGAATTAACAGTTAATAAAGGAAGAGGTTATGTTACTCAAAATAAAAATAAGAGTGATGAATTACCAATTTCATCAATAGCAGTTGATTCTATCTATACACCAGTAAAAAGAGTTAATTTTACTGTTGACAACACTAGAGTTGGTCAAATTACTGATTATGATAAATTAACTTTAGAAATTTGGACTGATGGTACTATCAAAATTGATGAGGCTATTAGTTTATCAGCAAAAATACTTATCGAACACTTTAAATTATTCATGTCATTAACAGATAATACTAATGATATTGAAGTAATGGTAGAAAAAGAAGAAGATAAGAAAGAAAAAGTCCTAGAAATGACTGTTGAAGAACTTGATTTATCAGTTAGATCATATAACTGCTTAAAGAGAGCCGGAATTAATACAGTTCAAGAACTTGCTACTAGATCTATGGATGATATGATGAAAGTAAGAAATCTAGGAAAGAAATCTTTAGAAGAAGTTGAAAGAAAGCTTAAAGAATTAGGTTTATGCCTAAAACTAAGCGAGGAGTAA
- a CDS encoding RNA-binding protein — MQNNDLIGKVVLSKAGRDINHLYVVVRQIDNNYVLLANGNTKLIDMPKKKKIKHLIILEDIDDDILSSIQSCNKSTDLKIKKFLKFRGIVKEG, encoded by the coding sequence TTGCAAAACAATGACTTGATTGGAAAAGTAGTACTTTCAAAAGCAGGAAGAGATATAAATCATTTATATGTTGTTGTTAGGCAGATAGATAATAATTATGTATTACTAGCGAATGGGAATACAAAGTTAATTGATATGCCTAAGAAGAAAAAGATTAAACACTTAATTATTTTAGAAGATATAGATGATGATATACTATCATCGATACAATCATGCAATAAGAGTACTGATTTAAAGATAAAAAAATTCCTAAAGTTTAGAGGCATTGTTAAGGAGGGTTGA
- the rpsD gene encoding 30S ribosomal protein S4, which produces MARYTGATCRLCRREGMKLFLKGDRCFTDKCAFVRRSYAPGQHGSSRKKVSNYGVQLREKQKARRIYGVLEGQFRTYYEKAEHIKGITGENLLRLLEMRLDNVVYRLGYGASRNEARQLVTHGHFLVNGKKVDICSYNVSVNDVITVCEKSRSSEKFKTFAENPKTLPKWLEANVDNYEGKVVAEPSREDIDVPVNETLIVELYSK; this is translated from the coding sequence ATGGCAAGATATACTGGCGCTACATGCAGATTATGTAGAAGAGAAGGTATGAAACTTTTCCTTAAAGGTGATAGATGTTTTACAGATAAATGTGCTTTCGTTAGAAGAAGCTATGCACCAGGACAACATGGATCAAGCAGGAAGAAAGTTTCAAATTATGGAGTTCAATTAAGAGAAAAGCAAAAAGCAAGAAGAATATATGGCGTATTAGAAGGCCAATTTAGAACATATTATGAAAAAGCTGAGCATATTAAAGGCATAACAGGTGAAAACTTACTTAGATTATTAGAAATGAGACTTGATAACGTAGTTTATAGATTAGGTTACGGTGCATCAAGAAATGAAGCTAGACAATTAGTTACTCATGGACATTTCTTAGTAAATGGCAAAAAGGTTGACATTTGTTCATATAATGTTTCAGTTAATGATGTAATTACTGTATGTGAAAAGAGCAGATCAAGTGAAAAGTTTAAGACTTTTGCAGAAAACCCTAAAACTTTACCAAAGTGGTTAGAAGCTAATGTTGATAACTATGAAGGAAAAGTAGTTGCAGAGCCATCAAGAGAAGATATAGATGTGCCTGTTAACGAAACACTTATTGTTGAGTTATACAGTAAATAA
- a CDS encoding energy-coupling factor transporter ATPase, protein MSDTMIECQNVSFKYVKNTEGVTEEKYAVKNVNLKVKKGEFLVVLGHNGSGKSTIAKHMNALVVPSEGTVLVDGIDTKDPEKVWEIRSKAGMVFQNPDNQLVATIVEEDVAFGPENLGIEPSEIRRRVDESLEKVGMSEYKRHAPHLLSGGQKQRIAIAGILAIKPQCIIFDEPTAMLDPSGRKEVLNNIKDLNKKYGITIVLITHYMDEAAQADRIIVMDGGKIMMEGIPREIFPQVDRMKQIGLDVPQVTELAYELKKAGIQIDEKILNVDEMVNELCRLK, encoded by the coding sequence ATGAGTGACACGATGATAGAGTGCCAAAATGTATCTTTTAAATATGTAAAGAATACTGAGGGAGTCACTGAAGAAAAATATGCAGTAAAGAATGTTAACCTAAAAGTAAAAAAAGGAGAATTTCTAGTTGTATTAGGTCATAATGGGTCTGGTAAATCAACAATTGCCAAGCATATGAATGCATTGGTAGTACCAAGTGAAGGAACAGTGTTAGTTGATGGTATTGATACTAAAGATCCAGAAAAAGTATGGGAGATTAGATCTAAAGCAGGAATGGTCTTTCAAAATCCTGATAATCAATTAGTTGCTACTATAGTTGAAGAAGATGTAGCATTTGGTCCAGAAAATTTAGGTATTGAGCCATCAGAAATACGCCGCAGAGTTGATGAAAGTTTAGAGAAGGTTGGAATGAGCGAATACAAAAGACATGCACCTCACCTTTTATCTGGTGGTCAAAAACAAAGAATAGCGATTGCTGGAATTCTTGCAATTAAGCCACAATGTATAATTTTTGATGAGCCAACAGCTATGTTAGATCCATCTGGTAGAAAAGAAGTTTTAAATAATATAAAAGATCTTAACAAAAAGTATGGAATTACTATAGTGTTGATAACACATTATATGGATGAAGCAGCACAAGCAGATAGAATTATAGTAATGGATGGCGGGAAGATTATGATGGAAGGAATACCAAGAGAAATTTTCCCTCAAGTAGACAGAATGAAACAAATAGGATTGGATGTACCACAAGTTACTGAACTGGCTTACGAATTAAAAAAAGCGGGAATACAGATAGATGAAAAAATATTAAATGTAGATGAGATGGTGAATGAGTTATGTCGATTAAAATAG
- the rpsI gene encoding 30S ribosomal protein S9, translating into MAKVQYMGTGRRKKSVARVRLVPGNGKVVVNKREIENFFGLETLRVIVNQPLVLTETKDKFDVLVNVHGGGFTGQAGAIRHGIARALVKSDEALKSELKKAGFLTRDSRMKERKKYGLKKARKASQFSKR; encoded by the coding sequence ATGGCAAAAGTTCAATACATGGGAACTGGAAGAAGAAAGAAATCAGTTGCAAGAGTAAGACTTGTACCAGGAAATGGTAAGGTTGTTGTAAATAAAAGAGAAATAGAAAACTTTTTTGGTTTAGAAACATTAAGAGTTATCGTAAACCAACCATTAGTTTTAACTGAAACTAAAGATAAGTTTGACGTTTTAGTAAATGTTCACGGTGGTGGATTTACAGGTCAAGCAGGAGCTATCAGACATGGTATAGCTAGAGCATTAGTTAAATCAGATGAAGCTTTAAAATCAGAATTAAAAAAGGCTGGATTCTTAACTAGAGATTCAAGAATGAAGGAAAGAAAGAAATACGGTCTTAAAAAGGCAAGAAAAGCTTCTCAATTCTCAAAGAGATAG
- the rplQ gene encoding 50S ribosomal protein L17, which yields MAGYRKLGLPTDQRKAMLRNLVTSLLKHGKIETTETRAKETRSIAEKMITLGKRGDLHARRQVLSYVQEELVVKNLFDDVAPKYAERNGGYTRIIKKGPRRGDGAEIVILELV from the coding sequence ATGGCAGGTTATCGTAAATTAGGTCTTCCTACAGATCAAAGAAAAGCTATGCTAAGAAATCTTGTTACAAGTCTATTAAAACATGGTAAAATAGAAACAACTGAAACAAGAGCTAAAGAAACTAGATCAATAGCTGAAAAAATGATTACTCTTGGAAAAAGAGGAGATCTTCATGCTAGAAGACAAGTATTATCTTATGTTCAAGAAGAATTAGTTGTTAAGAATTTATTTGACGATGTAGCTCCAAAGTACGCTGAAAGAAACGGCGGATATACAAGAATCATTAAAAAAGGTCCTAGAAGAGGGGACGGAGCTGAAATAGTAATACTTGAATTAGTATAA
- the rpsM gene encoding 30S ribosomal protein S13 produces MARISGIDLPREKRVEIGLTYIYGIGLATSQKILSVTGINPDARVKDLSEEEVNEIRTYINKNLMVEGDLRRDVALNIKRLVEIGSYRGIRHRRGLPVRGQKTKTNARTRKGPKKTIANKKK; encoded by the coding sequence ATGGCAAGAATATCAGGTATTGACCTACCAAGAGAAAAGAGAGTTGAAATAGGTTTAACTTATATCTACGGAATAGGTTTAGCAACTTCACAAAAAATCTTATCTGTTACAGGAATTAATCCAGATGCAAGAGTTAAAGATTTATCAGAAGAAGAAGTTAATGAAATCAGAACTTATATCAACAAAAATTTAATGGTTGAAGGTGACTTAAGAAGAGATGTTGCTTTAAACATTAAGAGATTAGTAGAAATAGGATCATATAGAGGAATTAGACATAGAAGAGGTCTTCCAGTAAGAGGACAAAAGACTAAGACTAATGCTAGAACTAGAAAAGGTCCTAAGAAGACAATAGCAAATAAGAAGAAATAG
- a CDS encoding fumarate hydratase, which yields MREVNVELITEAVKNLSIEANYFLGKDIKQALQKCKKEETWNLAEDVLEKIIINSEIASNEQMPMCQDTGMACVFVEIGQDVHLVGGRIEDAINEGVRRGYEEGFLRKSVVGDPIKRINTKDNTPAIIYYNIVDGDKIKITLAPKGFGSENMSKIGMLKPSDGLEGVKKFILETVKAAGPNPCPPMVIGVGIGGTFDKAAYLAKKALLRPINIRNNNDFYKELEIELLDKINELGIGPQGFGGKTTALGLNIETYPTHIAGLPVAVNINCHATRHKETII from the coding sequence ATGAGAGAAGTTAATGTTGAGCTTATTACAGAGGCAGTAAAAAATTTATCTATCGAGGCTAATTATTTTTTGGGAAAAGACATTAAACAAGCATTACAAAAATGTAAAAAAGAAGAAACTTGGAATTTGGCAGAAGATGTTTTAGAAAAAATAATAATCAATTCTGAAATTGCTAGTAATGAGCAGATGCCTATGTGTCAAGATACAGGAATGGCTTGTGTATTTGTTGAAATAGGACAAGACGTTCATTTAGTTGGAGGAAGAATTGAGGATGCTATTAACGAAGGTGTACGTAGAGGATATGAGGAAGGATTTTTAAGAAAATCAGTTGTAGGAGATCCAATTAAAAGAATTAATACAAAGGATAATACACCAGCTATAATTTATTATAATATTGTGGATGGAGATAAAATTAAAATAACATTAGCACCAAAAGGATTTGGATCTGAAAATATGAGTAAAATAGGTATGCTTAAGCCATCAGATGGATTAGAAGGTGTTAAGAAGTTTATATTGGAGACAGTTAAAGCTGCTGGACCTAATCCTTGCCCTCCGATGGTAATAGGTGTTGGAATAGGTGGAACATTTGATAAAGCTGCGTATTTGGCTAAAAAGGCATTACTTAGACCTATAAATATAAGAAATAATAATGATTTTTATAAGGAACTAGAAATAGAATTATTAGATAAAATAAATGAATTAGGAATCGGACCACAAGGTTTTGGGGGAAAGACTACTGCTTTAGGATTAAATATAGAAACTTATCCAACTCATATTGCAGGATTACCTGTTGCAGTAAATATAAATTGTCATGCAACTAGACATAAAGAGACTATAATATAA
- the truA gene encoding tRNA pseudouridine(38-40) synthase TruA, with translation MRNIKLIIEFDGSNFCGWQRQPKGRTVQKTIETAIFKATGENILINGSSRTDAGVHAREMVANFFTNSTIPGDKFREALNTRLPEDVSIIKSEEVDDEFHARYSSKGKTYSYTIVNRYERLSLGHQYLYHCKYNLDVDAMKEACKYFIGIHDFKAFMSPGSSIKTTVRNVMQLYIEQKGNNIKIFITADGFLYNMVRIIVGTLIKVGNGKLKPEDIKSIIAEGNRKRAGMCVPPNGLILEKVFY, from the coding sequence ATGAGAAATATAAAGTTGATAATTGAATTTGATGGAAGTAATTTTTGTGGATGGCAAAGGCAACCAAAAGGAAGAACAGTTCAAAAGACAATTGAAACTGCAATCTTTAAGGCAACGGGAGAGAATATTTTGATAAATGGCAGCTCTAGAACTGATGCTGGAGTTCATGCTAGAGAAATGGTTGCTAACTTTTTTACTAATAGTACGATACCGGGTGATAAATTTAGAGAAGCACTGAATACCAGATTACCAGAAGATGTTTCTATTATTAAATCAGAAGAGGTTGATGATGAATTTCATGCTAGATATTCATCAAAAGGAAAAACTTATTCATATACAATTGTAAATAGATATGAGAGATTATCTTTAGGTCATCAATACCTTTATCATTGTAAATATAATCTAGATGTAGATGCAATGAAAGAGGCATGTAAATATTTTATTGGAATTCATGATTTTAAAGCATTCATGTCTCCAGGAAGTTCTATAAAGACGACTGTGAGAAATGTTATGCAATTATATATAGAACAAAAAGGGAATAATATAAAAATATTTATAACTGCTGATGGCTTTTTGTATAATATGGTAAGAATAATAGTAGGAACATTAATTAAGGTGGGGAATGGAAAACTAAAACCTGAAGATATAAAAAGTATAATAGCAGAAGGTAATAGAAAAAGAGCTGGTATGTGTGTTCCACCAAATGGCTTAATATTAGAAAAAGTTTTTTATTAA
- a CDS encoding energy-coupling factor transporter ATPase, which produces MSIKIENLTHIYMPKSPFEKVALDNVSLDIKDGEFVALIGHTGSGKSTLIQHFNGLLEATSGKIIVDGIDITDKKVKLAYVRKKVGLVFQYPEYQLFEETIAKDIAFGPRNLGLSEDEIHNRVVKSMEMVGLDYETYKDKSPFDLSGGQKRRVAIAGVVAMQPTTLILDEPTAGLDPKGRDDILNQISKLHKDYNMTIIIVSHSMEDVANIAERIIVMNHGKVALQGTPAKVFKEVDLLEQIGLGVPQVTYLVRALRQKGFNISDEIFTIEEAKKELLSILKAKSVKGE; this is translated from the coding sequence ATGTCGATTAAAATAGAAAATTTAACACATATATATATGCCTAAAAGTCCATTTGAAAAAGTTGCTTTAGATAATGTGTCTTTAGATATAAAGGATGGAGAATTTGTAGCATTAATTGGACACACTGGTTCAGGAAAGTCAACATTAATTCAACATTTTAATGGATTGTTGGAAGCTACTAGTGGAAAAATAATTGTAGACGGGATAGATATTACAGATAAGAAGGTTAAATTAGCATATGTAAGAAAGAAAGTTGGTTTAGTATTTCAATATCCAGAATATCAACTTTTTGAAGAAACTATAGCTAAAGATATAGCATTTGGACCTAGAAATTTAGGCCTTTCTGAAGATGAAATTCATAATAGAGTAGTTAAATCTATGGAGATGGTAGGTTTAGATTATGAAACCTATAAAGATAAGTCACCATTTGATTTAAGTGGAGGGCAAAAGAGAAGAGTTGCAATTGCTGGTGTTGTAGCTATGCAGCCAACAACATTAATATTAGATGAGCCAACAGCGGGATTGGATCCTAAAGGTAGAGATGATATATTAAATCAAATAAGTAAGTTACATAAGGATTACAACATGACTATAATCATAGTTAGTCATAGTATGGAAGATGTTGCGAATATTGCAGAGAGAATAATTGTAATGAATCATGGAAAAGTAGCATTACAGGGAACTCCAGCAAAGGTATTTAAGGAAGTTGATTTATTAGAGCAAATAGGTCTTGGAGTGCCACAAGTAACATATCTAGTTAGAGCATTGAGACAAAAAGGATTTAATATTTCAGATGAGATATTCACTATAGAAGAGGCTAAGAAAGAACTCTTATCTATTCTAAAAGCAAAAAGTGTAAAGGGGGAATAG
- a CDS encoding Fe-S-containing hydro-lyase — translation MEIKLHTPLTEDRISNLRAGDSILLSGTIYSARDAAHKRLIELLDEGKELPLNIKDEIIYYVGPSPAKPGKVIGSAGPTTSYRMDAYAPKLMDLGLKGMIGKGARNTEVIESIKKNKAVYFGAIGGAAALIGKSIVKSEIIAYEDLGAEAIRKMEVKDMPLVVIIDSKGDNLYELGQKEYLDSIK, via the coding sequence ATGGAGATAAAGTTACATACACCTCTTACAGAAGATAGAATATCAAACTTAAGGGCAGGAGATAGTATTCTTTTAAGTGGAACGATTTACTCGGCTAGAGATGCAGCACATAAAAGACTAATAGAATTACTAGATGAAGGAAAAGAATTACCGTTAAATATAAAAGATGAAATTATATATTATGTTGGACCATCACCAGCAAAACCAGGAAAGGTAATAGGATCAGCGGGACCTACAACTAGTTATAGAATGGATGCTTATGCCCCAAAGTTAATGGATTTGGGGTTAAAAGGAATGATTGGAAAGGGTGCGAGAAATACAGAAGTAATAGAATCTATTAAAAAAAATAAGGCAGTTTATTTTGGAGCAATTGGAGGCGCAGCTGCTTTAATAGGTAAGAGTATTGTTAAGTCTGAAATAATAGCATATGAGGATTTGGGTGCTGAAGCAATAAGAAAAATGGAAGTTAAAGATATGCCTTTGGTTGTAATCATAGATTCTAAAGGAGATAATCTTTATGAATTAGGACAAAAAGAATATTTAGATTCAATTAAGTAA
- a CDS encoding energy-coupling factor transporter transmembrane component T family protein codes for MLKEITIGQYLPGESFIHKLDPRTKILISIFFIACLFIVNKFVGYTFIVAFLLAIIAIAKIPVRFIFNGLKPIVLLVILTAVLNIFMTRGAEGTELFSIGVLKVYPEGLRIAGFMAARLILLIIGTSLLTLTTSPIELTDGIEKLLKPIGKEMAHELAMMMTIALRFIPTLIDETDKIMKAQKARGADFDSGGLMKKAKSLIPLLVPLFISSFRRADELAMAMEARGYRGGAGRTRMKVLKFTSRDIIAFGVFILLVLWCIVVRFIL; via the coding sequence ATGCTAAAAGAGATTACAATAGGGCAGTATCTACCAGGTGAATCTTTTATTCATAAACTAGATCCTAGAACTAAAATTTTGATATCTATATTTTTTATTGCATGCTTATTTATAGTAAATAAGTTTGTTGGATATACTTTTATTGTAGCATTTTTGCTTGCGATAATAGCTATAGCCAAAATTCCAGTTAGATTTATATTTAATGGACTAAAGCCAATTGTTTTACTAGTAATATTAACTGCAGTTTTAAATATTTTTATGACAAGAGGTGCAGAAGGTACTGAATTATTTAGTATAGGTGTCTTAAAAGTGTATCCAGAAGGGCTTAGAATTGCTGGTTTTATGGCTGCAAGATTAATCTTGTTAATAATAGGAACATCACTCTTAACATTGACCACATCACCTATTGAATTAACAGATGGAATTGAGAAACTGCTTAAACCTATAGGAAAAGAAATGGCTCACGAATTGGCAATGATGATGACAATAGCTTTAAGATTTATACCAACATTAATAGATGAGACTGATAAAATAATGAAAGCACAAAAAGCTAGAGGTGCAGATTTTGATTCGGGTGGACTAATGAAGAAGGCAAAATCGTTAATACCATTACTAGTACCATTATTTATTAGTTCATTTAGAAGAGCTGATGAATTGGCAATGGCTATGGAAGCTAGGGGGTACAGAGGCGGAGCTGGAAGAACTCGAATGAAAGTATTAAAATTCACGTCTAGAGATATAATTGCATTTGGAGTATTTATTTTATTAGTTTTATGGTGCATAGTAGTTAGATTTATACTATAA
- the rpmJ gene encoding 50S ribosomal protein L36, with translation MKVRPSVKPICEKCKVIRRKGKVMVICENPKHKQKQG, from the coding sequence ATGAAAGTAAGACCATCAGTTAAGCCTATTTGTGAAAAGTGCAAAGTAATAAGAAGAAAAGGAAAAGTCATGGTAATCTGTGAAAATCCTAAGCACAAGCAAAAACAAGGCTAA